The Candidatus Nezhaarchaeota archaeon genome window below encodes:
- a CDS encoding transcription initiation factor IIB, with translation MSSQAQAEKKAPPTCPECGGHLFKKDYERGELTCSNCGLVLIEKIIDRGPEWRAFTPEEKERRSRAGPPSSSPLIDRDLTTVIEYMGKDASGHKLEPKRVLEVLRWRRWQIRSRVQSSLDRNIQQAAQHLERIAFYLNLPASVREEAIGVYRKAIDAGLVRGRSIESIMAASIYAACRKLRVPRTLEEIAQYTKAGRKDMARCYRLLLRYIRLGIPVADAADFVPRIGAELGLSGTLQRKAVEIINEARKLGITAGKDPAGLAAAAIYIASLQTDERKTQKEIARAAQVTEVTVRNRYKELAKKLNIQVSL, from the coding sequence GAAGGACTATGAGCGCGGAGAGCTTACGTGCTCAAACTGCGGCCTAGTCTTAATCGAGAAGATTATCGATAGAGGCCCTGAGTGGCGTGCCTTTACCCCTGAGGAGAAGGAGCGCCGTAGCCGCGCAGGCCCCCCCTCCTCCTCCCCCTTAATAGATAGAGACCTCACTACTGTCATCGAGTACATGGGGAAGGACGCGTCTGGACATAAGCTTGAGCCTAAGCGCGTCCTAGAGGTCCTTAGGTGGAGGCGCTGGCAGATTAGGAGCCGCGTCCAGTCTTCGCTCGACCGCAACATACAGCAGGCGGCTCAGCACCTTGAGAGGATCGCGTTCTACCTCAACCTCCCTGCTAGCGTGAGGGAGGAGGCGATCGGCGTATACCGTAAGGCCATAGACGCTGGCCTCGTTAGGGGCCGCTCCATCGAGAGCATCATGGCCGCCTCGATATACGCTGCCTGCCGTAAGCTAAGGGTGCCTCGCACGCTCGAGGAGATCGCTCAGTATACTAAGGCTGGCCGCAAGGACATGGCTAGGTGCTACAGGCTCCTACTGCGGTACATACGCCTCGGCATACCGGTAGCTGATGCCGCGGACTTCGTCCCCAGGATAGGGGCTGAGCTTGGGCTAAGCGGCACGCTCCAGCGTAAGGCGGTCGAGATCATAAACGAGGCTAGGAAGCTAGGCATTACTGCCGGTAAGGATCCAGCCGGGCTCGCCGCTGCAGCTATATACATAGCCTCCCTCCAGACCGATGAGAGGAAGACGCAGAAAGAAATAGCTAGAGCTGCCCAAGTGACAGAGGTCACGGTGAGGAATAGGTACAAGGAGCTAGCGAAGAAGCTCAATATACAAGTCAGCTTATAG